The Thermocrinis ruber genomic sequence TACATCTTCCCACTGCAGTAAAGGACAGCATCTCCTTGGAAGAGTTCCCTCAATACAATCCTCAAGAGGTCTATCCGCAGGCAAAGGAAAAGATTGAAAGGCTCAAGGAAATTATCACCTCCATAAGGGCACTGCGTAGCGACCTTAGAATAGAACCCGCCAAGAAGATTAAGCTCTACTATAGGGCTGAGGACTCTAAGGAACTTGTGGAGGAGTTTAAAGAGTACATCCTCTCTTTGGCAAAGGTGGAGGAGTTGATGGAGGTTCAAGAAAGGCCACCAGCCACCATAGCGGGCTTTTCAAAGGATTTTGAGTTTTACATTCCCGTGGAATTTGGCGCAAAGGTGGAGGAGTTGATCCAATCTTACAAAAGAAAGCTCCAAGAGGTGGAAAGGACCCTCACTAGCCTTTCCGCAAGGCTAAAGAGCCCAAACTTTTTGGAGAAGGCTCCTCCAGAGGAGGTGGAAAAGACAAAGCAAAGTGTGGAGGAGCTAACGCAAGAACAGGAAAGGCTACGCAAGCTTATTAAGCTACTGGAAGAGGTGATGGTGGAACTGTAATATACTTATTGCTATGATAGATTGGCTTTTAAAGAAGATCATCGGCACGAAAAACGAAAGGGAAGTAAAGCGCCTAAGAAAGTTTGTGGAGAAGATCAACCAGAAGGAAAAGGAGTTGGATGGGCTTTCCAACAAGGAGCTTGTCTCCCTCTCAAAGGAACTCTTTTACAAAGTGTCCCAGAATGAAGAGTTAAAGGACCAGATCACCAAGGGAAGGATAACCGAAGAGGTGATCCTTGCCTTTGCCTTGGTGAGGGAGGCGGGAAAGAGGACCATCGGGCTAAGGTTCTTTGATGTGCAACTTTTGGGTGGGCTTGTCCTTCATGAGGGTAAGATCGCAGAGATGAAAACGGGAGAAGGAAAGACCTTGGTGGCAACCTCCGCCGCCTATGCCAACGCATTAACGGACAGAGGAGTCCACGTGGTGACGGTTAACGACTACTTGGCAAGAAGGGACGCCCAGTGGATGGGTCCCATATACAAGTTTTTGGGCTTAGAAGTAGGCGTAATAAACTCCGATTACAGCTCCTACCGGGTGGAGTGGGTGGATGAGGAGCTCGCTCAAAGGGCAATAGAGGAAGACTGGAGGGTTTGGCCCAAGGGCTACTTTGAAGAACTTTTGCCCTCCGAAATGGTAAACGTGTCCGCCAAGAAAGCCTTCTTTACAAAACTGGAGCCTTGCGACAGAAGGTCAGCCTATCAAGCCCACATAACTTATGGCACCAACAACGAATTCGGCTTTGATTATTTGCGGGATAATATGGCTTTCAGCCTTGAGGAAATCGTCCAAGTAAAAGACCATCACTACGCCATAGTGGACGAGGTGGATTCCATCCTCATAGATGAGGCAAGGGTGCCTCTTATCATCTCTGGTCCCTCCCAGATGGATACCTCTATCTATTACAAGGCGGACCAAGCTGTAAGACAGCTACGGAGAGACGAAGACTACGTGGTGGATGAAAAGAACAGAACGGTACAACTTACAGAGAAGGGCATAAGAAAGCTTGAGGAGTTCTTGGGTATTGAAAACCTCTATGACCTTAAACATATAGACCTTCTGCATGCTATAAACCAAGCCATCAGGGCACACGAGCTTTTCAAAAGGGATGTGCATTACATAGTTAAGGATGGCGAGGTTTTGATAGTGGATGAATTCACCGGAAGGATACTGCCGGGTAGGAGGTGGTCCGACGGGCTCCACCAAGCCATAGAGGTAAAGGAAGGTGTTCCTGTCCAGCAGGAAAACCAGACCTTAGCAAGCATAACCTTCCAAAACTACTTTAGGCTCTATCAAAAGTTGGCGGGTATGACGGGCACCGCCGAAACGGAAGCCTTAGAGTTCAAAGAGATCTACGGGCTTGATGTAATCGTAGTTCCCACCCACAAACCCATGCGTAGAAAGGACCTGCCCGATATGGTCTTTAAGACAAAAAAGGAAAAGTGGGATGCGGTGGTTAAGCTGATAGAGGAAGAGCACAAGAAGGGAAGACCTATCCTTGTGGGCACCATCTCCATAGAGGACTCAGAGCATCTTTCCAAGCTCCTTGAGAAGAGAAAAATTCCTCACAATGTGTTGAACGCCAAACATCACGAAAAGGAGGCGGAGATCATAGCCCAGGCGGGAAGGTTAGGAGCAGTTACCATCTCCACCAACATGGCAGGAAGAGGAACGGACATACTTTTGGGCGGAAACCCTGAATACCTGGCAAAGGAGATCCTTAGGAAAAAGGGCAAGATACCCGAAACCGCCACCCAAGAGGAGTGGAAGCAAGCCTTAGAGGAAGCTTACAGGATAACAGAAGAGGAAAAGAAGAAGGTTATAGAACTGGGCGGACTTTTGGTCATTGGCACAGAAAGGCACGAATCAAGGAGGATTGACAACCAGCTGAGGGGTAGGGCGGGAAGACAAGGGGACCCCGGCGAATCCCGCTTTATCCTTTCCCTTGAGGACGACCTGCTCAGACTCTTTGGTGGAGACAGAGTAAAAAAGATGATGGAGTTTCTCAAAATTCCCGAAGGGGAGCCCATAGAAAGCAGGATGGTAACAAAAGCAATCGAGAACGCACAAAAGAGGATAGAAGCCCAGAACTTTCAGATAAGGAAGCGTCTCTTGGAATACGACAACGTAGCAAACATCCAAAGGCAAGCAGTGTACAGTATGCGAAGGGACCTACTGGAAGGCAAGGACTTGGAAGAATACCTAAAGGAATGGACAGAGGACCTCTTGAACCAAAAGATCGCAGAGCTTTTACCAGAGGAAGAGCCAGAGCTTTGGGACCTAAAACCTCTACAGGACTATCTGCGGGAGCTAGCAGGAAGGGATATAAACATTCCCAAGGTCAGGGATAAAGAAGAGCTCCTGGAAGTGCTCGTTTCGGAGGTTTTAAAAATCTTGGAGGAGAAAAAAGAACAGTGGGGAGAAGCCCTCTTTAAGGAAATTCTCAAAACCATTGCCCTTTCTAACCTGGACCACCTCTGGAGGGAACACCTTCACATCCTTGACAGACTCAGAGAGGGTATATACCTAAGGGGCTACGCTGCAAGGGACCCACTGGTAGAATACAAAAAGGAAGCCTTCCTGCTCTTTGAGAACATGCTCTTTACCCTAAAGGAAAGGGTTCTGCAGGATCTGATTAGAGTTCAGATCGCCTCCCAAGAGGAGGTGGAGGAGCAGGTAAGAAAGGAAGAGGAGGAGAGAGAAAGACTTTTAAAGTCAGCCATCTTTAGCGGTGCAGAAGGTAAGGCGGACAAACCCAAGAGAAAGACCCTAAAGGAGAGGCTCAGAGAAAAAAGGAAGGGTGTCTGAGAGCACAAGATCTCCCTTCTCCTGATAAAGGCGCACTATTTGAAGGACCTTTTCCTTTGGTACATTGCCCTCCCTTATGATCTTTATGGTTTTATGGCTGACAAACTTTACAATTGTGGAGGGCTTGCCCTCAAGCTTTGCCCCTCTCACATATAGGTCTACCTTATCTCCAAAGTAATCCATGGCCTCCTTTACATCCCTTGCGGGGGGCATACCTTCTGGGTTTGCACTGGGTGCTACCAGAGGTCCGCCGAACTTTTTCATAAGCTTTGTTATAAAGGTGCCCTGGATTGGAACCCGCAGTGCTATGCTTTTTCTCCATCGGGTCAGGTAGGTGGGTATGGTGGTCCTCTTTTGGAAGATAACCGTTATACCCAAGCTGAGGAGCGCAAAGCCGAGCTCTGGCATGAGTATGTCAAAGTTCAGGGCATCCTCCACCTTAGGAATTAGTACTATAAAGGGTCTGCCGGAGGGCCTTCTGAACTCGTAAAGCCTTTCCACCGCCTTTCTGTTGCCCGCGTCCGCCAGAAGCCCGTAAATGGTATCAGTGAGCGCACAGACAATGCCACCTTCCCTTAGTACCTGAACCACTTTGTCTATATCCTTTGTGCTTACCACTTGCATACGGATATTATAAGCTTTAATATTTTTCCTATGAAGTTCTACATAAAGACCTTTGGCTGTCAGATGAACTTTAACGACTCGGAGAGGATAAAGGGTATTTTAAAGAGCCTGGGCTACGAGCAGGCCCGAAGCTACGAAGAGGCAGACATCATCCTTTTGAACACCTGCACCATCCGAGAAAAGCCCGACCAAAAGGTTTATTCTCACTTGGGAGAATACAAGAAGGTAAAGGAAAAGAACCCTAAGGCAATCATAGGTGTGTGTGGATGCTTAGCCCAACGGATGGGTGCGGAGCTTGTCAATAAGGCACCGGTGATAGACCTGATGTTCTCTTCTTTTAACATCCATCAACTGCCCCAACTTATCCAGCAAGCACAGGCAGGCTACAAAGCCATAGCCATCCTGGAGGAACCTCCAGAGGATGAGGACAAGCTTTGGGAGTATCCAACCGTCAGAGATAACCAATACTGCGCCTACGTAACGGTTATGAAAGGATGTGACAAAAATTGTACTTACTGCGTGGTGCCAAAGACCCGTGGAAGACAAAGATCAAGGAGCCTACAGAGCATTCTCTCTGAAGTCAAAGCCCTGGTGGAGGATGGAGTAAAAGAGATCCATCTACTGGGGCAGAATGTGACCGCATGGGGACAAGACATTGGCATGCACTTTGCAGACCTTCTTTACGAAGTGGCCCAAGTGGAAGGCGTCCAAAGGATAAGGTTTACCACAGGACATCCTAAAGATATGGATGAGAGAATTGCGAAAGCAATGGGAGAAATACCAACCGTTTGCCCCCATGTGCATCTTCCCTTCCAAGCTGGCTCCAACAGGATCTTAGCCCTAATGGACAGAGGCTACACAAAGGAGGAGTATTTGGAAAAAATCCAAATGCTGAGGGAGTATAAAAAGGGTATAACCTTCTCCACAGACGTTATCGTGGGCTTTCCCACTGAAACAGAGGAAGACTTTGAGCACACCCTTGACCTTTTGGAAAAGGTACGTTTTGAGCAGGTCTTTTCCTTTAAGTTCTCTCCAAGACCGGGCACGCCCGCCTACTCTATGGAAGGACAGGTGCCGGATGATGTAAAAACCCAAAGAATGGCAAGGCTGTTGAACCTGCAAAAGAAAATACTATCCGAGATCGCCAAAGAATACGAGGGCACCATTCAGGAGGTGCTTCTGGAAAGCTACGAAAACGGAAAATTGGTGGGCAGAACTCTAACCAACAGGTGGGCTACACTTCAAGGTCCAGAGGAGCTTTTGGGCAAAACTGTGTTGGTACGAGTTGAAAAGGCAAATCCATACAATTTGGAATGCTCCTTGGTTTCAGTCCTTTCTTAGAATTTCCACCACGCTTAGCTTGCTTGCCCTGTAAGAGGGAGCAAGGCTCGCCATCAGGGATATAAAGAGGGCTACAAAAAAGGTAATTGCCAGATCTGTGGGCTCTATGGCACAGGGAATGTGGTCCATTAAATACACATCCGCGGGCACCCTTATTAGCTTGTACTGATTTATCAGAAACTGCCCTACCAAAGCTAAAGTTATACCAAAGAAGGCACCACCCAGGCCCAATATAATACCTTGCAACAAAAACGTCAGCATAATATCCTTTCTCTTAAAGCCGTAGGTTCTTAAGACCGCTATGTCCCTTACCTTGTCCCTTACCTTTAGAAATAGCAAGCTTGTGATGTTAAAAGAGGACAGGGTGGTCATAAGCAAAAGCACAAAAAAGATGGCAACCTTTTCCAACTGCAGGGCGTTAAAGAGCTGTTGGTTCAGGTCTATCCATGAACGCACAATGGCAGAAAAGCCAAAGATATTCTCCACTTTCTTTTTTACCTCCTGGGCCTGGTATGGGTCTTTTAGGTATATTTCATAGCCCTTCATCTGCCAGCTGTCTCCAAAGAACTTTTCCGCCTCTTCTACCGGCATTGCCACCGTAAAATAGTCCTGATGCATGGCACCCGTTTTTATAAACCCGGCTACCTTGAACTGCCCCACCTTTGGCACAAAGCCCAACGGAGTTCTAACACCAAGGGGAGAGATTAAGACGACCTCCTGACCCTTTTCTATACCAAGAACGTCCGCAAGACCCTCTCCTACAAGGATGCCCTCTCCTTTTAAGTTTCTTAATCCCTTAACACTGACCGCATGCACCCTCCCCTCCTTTGAAATCACTCCACTGTATAGGATCACATATTCTATCTTTTTTATCTCGGGCAGTTTTCTGAGCTCGTCCTCTTTTACTACAAAGTCATCGTTGAGTAGGCTAACTATAATATGAGGCGTAGTAGACAAAATTTTCTCCTTGAGAGCTTTTTGAAAACCCGAGAAGGCACCCATCGTAAGAAGCACCGCGCTTACACTTAGTGATATTCCCACAAAAGCTATTAGGGATATTACAAGAGTAGAACCCCTAACGCTTAAAAGATATCTGAGGGCAAGCTTGATCAACAGGTTCATAGAGACTTTAGTTTATCCAGTATTTCCCTTTGGCGTTTCATTATGTAGCTTCTGAGTTTTTTCAGGTCTGCGGGTTTAAGCTCAATCTTAAACCCAAGCCTAAAGTATATGCCCTCATCCTTACTCAGTATGTTTTTTAGCTCTCCGAGGGCAGAGATGCTACCTTCCTCGGGCAGTTCTATTACCATAGAAAAGGTTTTATGGTAAGGCTCCACTTCGGAATTATTTAGCATAGAAAGAAGTTTAGTAACATCTTCCTTTGATAGCATTACACCCACACCACTTTCGCTTACATCCACTGCTTTAGCAGAAACTATGCAATCCTCTCCAGCACAAAAGGAAACATACACAGGCTTGCTTTCTGAAGGTTCAACCCTTACAAACTCCCTTATAACCACGGGTGGAGGTGGGCTCACCATATTAACACGCAAAACCAGTTCGTCCCTAATGTTGCTGAATATATCACACTCAAGATACAACTCACCCAGCTTTACATACACCTTCTCATCACTGAAGGCCCGTTTGAACTTACAGTCAGAAAAGTCAAAGCTGATTAACCTATCAGGTACCGAGACCCATCTTACCTCCTGCTTAATCCTTACAGGTACCCCATGCCAAGTGGTAATAACTTCGTACTTTTCTCCCACCTTTATATTTTTCAGCAGTTCCGCCGTATCCATGTGCAAAAATTATAAGCCAGCTATGATATAATACCCACGATGGGCTATTCACTTTTAAACTACCTCAGCTTGATCACCATAGGCATAAGCGGTCTTTCCATATTGGCTGGACTGTTCTTCATCAAAAAGGGCAAGAGAGAAATCCACAAATTTTTCATGATCAACGCCTCCATCTTTGCTTTGGTATTTGTCTTACTCTATGTGCTGAAAAGCATCCTTTACCCTCCACAGCCTTACACTGGACCCTACAGAGGGCTCTTCTTCTTCATACTATGGACGCATACCATTTTAGCCATAGTGAATTTCCCCCTTGCGGTTATTACCATAAGGTATGCCTTTAAAAACATGTTTGAAAAGCATAGAAAAATCGCACCAATAACCGCCTTTGTTTGGCTTTATGTTGCCATAACTGGCTGGCTTATATACTTCTTCATGCAATGGCTCAATAAGAACGCCTAAATTCTGAGACCTTGCTCAAAACCTTCCTCACGTAATCCCAGTTGTCCGCCTTTAAACCATTGTAGGCTTTAATTGCCATAATCCAGTTGCCAAACCTTTTGTAATTCTCGTAAAGGATCCTTGCCCCAATCTCTATGTTTAGCTCTGGATCATAAAGCTGTTCCGGGTCTGTGATTCCATACTCCTTCATCAAACTTAAATTATGCTGGTAATTGACTTGCATCAGTCCTCTGTCCTCGGTGCCATCCTTATTCTTGTTGTAAGCCCTTGGATTAAACCCGCTCTCCACGCTTATTATAGCCATGAGTATTTCCTTGGGTATCCCGTACTTTAATGAAGCCTTTTCCACCAATGCAGAAATGTTCGTCGTGTTTTTAACAGAAGAAACCTCCTCCAGAACCTTCTCAAAGCTTTCCCTTTCACTCTGTATATGCCATGCCCTTGTGGTCTTTAAGGGTAGATCACCCCACTCTATTCTCACGACGCTTCTCCTTACAATCACTGCAGATGCCAAATATTTCAAGGCGATGATTTATGGGCGTAAAGTCGTATTCTTCGCAAACTTTTTCCTGCAGTTGTTCTATTTCCTCTTTGTTGAACTCTATGATCTTGCCACACTCAACGCATATCAGATGTTCGTGATGTTGCTTTCCTACCACAAACTCATAGATTGTCCTGTTGTTTAGCTTTATGACCTCCCTTATAGCCCCAAACTCCTGTAGTAATCGGACCGTCCTGTATATGGTGGACCGTGATGCCACGTTTTTGTTTCGGGAAGAGATCCATCGGACCAAGTCCTCTATCTCAAAATGCGTGCCGTAGTTGGCGATCATATCAATTATCTCAAAACGCCCTTTTGTTATCTTCCCACCCCTGCTTTTCAAAAACCTCTCAAAGTCCCTCTTTAGGTTCTCCAAGTCCCCCTGCATGCACTTAAATATATATCAAATGAGTTTCATTTTCAATGATTAATCCTCCCAATACTCCTTAAAAGCAATCCAAGTCTTTTTTATCCTATCCTCCAAGGCATTCCATTCTTTCATATATTTCTTCCTCTTTAAGCTTGCCCTTCTGAGGGTTTCGCCAAAGATGTCTTCTGATAGCTCTTCAAAATCCTCCGGAGAACCTTCCAAGATGGCATCTGCGCACATGCTTCCAGAGAGCACTGCGTTTGCTATGCCACCCCCTGTTATGGGATGGCAAAATCCTGCCGCATCACCCACCAACATAACCCTGTCTCGGACCACCTTTAAAAGTCCCTCTGCAGGGATCCATCCACCCGTTCTCTTAAGGATTTTATTCTCCACAAAACCCTCTGCCACAACCTCTGTAAAGAACCTCTTCAAAGCGTCCATCACATTTATTCCAAAGCTTGGGTCCAAGCCCACTCCCACGTTGGCAGTAGAGCCCTTTGGAAAGAGCCATCCATAGCCCCCGGGTATGTAGTCCTTAAAGAAGATGAGAAGGTCTTCCACAGGAACCTTCAAAGGCGCAGTGATCTGGGCAGTGGTTAAAAAGTCTTTGGTATGTTCTCCCGTTAGGATGCTTACCCTTGAGCGTGGTCCATCCGCACCTATCAAAAGCCCAAACTCCACCACAAGCCTTTCCCTTGTGTCTATGTTCTCCAGTAGGGCATACTTTCCTTCTAGGGCCAAAAACCGGGTTCTGAGCATATACTCCGCACCGTTCTGGAGGGCTAAAAGGTGTATTTTGTAATCAAAAATTTCCCTGTTTAGAACAAAGCCCGGAGAGTCCATGGAGACCATTTCCCCCCAGGGAGTAAAATGCACCATCTTATTTACCCTTTGGGCTATGGCTTCCTCGTCAAAGAACTCTTTAAATTGATGATAGAGCTGTATGGGAACGAACTCCGCACACTGAACGGGCGTACCTATTTTTCTCTTGAAATCCACCACCAAAACCTTTGCACCCCCCTTTGCCAGCTTGTAGGCAGTGGTTGATCCTGCCGGTCCTCCACCTACCACTAAAAATTCACACTTAAGCCTTCTCATTGAGCCTTTCCAAGAGCCTTTTTGAGGGTTTAAACCTAACGGTGTATCTCTCTCCTACAAAAAACTCTATCCCATTCCTTGGGTTCTTCACAAAGGTGCCCTTTAGTTTTTTCAGTTTGAGAACCCCAAAGCCCCTCATTTCTATTCTCTTACCACTCATTAGAACTTCCACCATGCTTTCTAAAATGCACTCCACAAGCTGTTTTGCGCTTGCCCTATCCAAGTTAAACTCCTTTGAAACTTTGTCTATAAGCTGGCTTTTGTTCATTTTTTCTCCTTCTCTTCCACATAAAAGCTTCTAACCCTTTTGTTTTTGCTTATAGCTATAGCCCTTTCCTCCTTTCTGTAATAGACGATCTCGTCTGCCTCCACAAAGTTGGGTCCCTCTTCTATCCTTGCGTTGCCTACAAGTTGTACAATATCCTTTTTGAAGTCATAGAACGCTTTATCTGCTTTTGCAGTCCTTTTTCCGTCCATGTAAAAAACTTTACCTTCCGCTTCTGCAGAGTTTGCTTTTCTGTTTTCATCCAAGTAGATTATCACTTTATCGGCGGTAAGCAACTCATTGCCCTTGGTGATTTTAACATTCCCTATGTAAACTATGCTGTTCTTTTCATAGACCATCTTATCAGCCTCTGCCAGTATTGGCTGAGAGTAAGCAAAAATAAACAGTATTAACAGGAAAAGTAGACTTTTCATTGCAGTTTAACCTTAGCTTGATTTATTATAACCCTTGTGGGCTTAAACTCCACTTGCCATCCTACCCCTTCCACCACGTTGCGCCCATCTTCAAAGACCACCTTTCCCTCTCCGTAGGCAAGCCCCTCCTTTAGCTTTAACTCCGCCCTGTCTGTTTTAAAGACTCCCTCTTTTGTTTGCAAAACCACGTTTCCTTCTAAGTAACCTTCGCCCGTGTCCCTATCTATGGAACCACTCTTTGCGGTTAAGGTGGTTTCCCCCGATTGGAGCAATATATCTTCCATAAAAATCTTGCTGTCCTCAAGCCTTGCCCTACTTCCATAAATTTGCCACTCCTCCCCCTTTCCACCAAAGACTTTAACCTCAACTCCTTCCAAAAGGCTCACCTCTTTTGTAGGCTTTTGGATCACTTCGTAGGAATTGACCCATCGGTTGCCAAGGTATGCCATAAAAATCAAAAGCAGTGAAAGAAGAATAATCTTTGTCATAGATAGCCCTCCAAAAGTCCCTTTAACTCTCCCCTCAAATTTAGCAAAAACTCCGCAATTTCCCTGACTGCACCCCTTCCCCCTTCCCTCTTTGATACATAAAGGGCATACCTCTTTACCAAAGGCGGTGCATCCTTTACGGTAGCGGGAAAACCCACCACCTTTAAAACTGGCACATCCAGGTAATCATCTCCCACGTAAGCAACCTCCTCCGCCTTTAAGTTCTTTTCCTTGAGAATTTTCTCTAAAACCTCCAGCTTATCGTTCCTGCCCGTATGAACCTCTTCAATGCCAAGTTCTTCAAGCCTTTTAAGCAGGGCTTTTGAAGAGCGCCCGGAGATAACTCCCACCTCAATGCCTGACCTTTGCAGTAGTTTTATCCCCAAGCCATCCCTAACGTCAAAAACCTTTATCTCTTCGCCCCTTTCTGTGTAGTATAGCCTTCCATCGGTGAGCACCCCGTCCACATCCATCAAAAAGAGTTTTATCCTTTTGGCGATTGGTTTTAAGTCTTTTCTTTTCATACCTCAAAAACCTCCAAGAATATCTCCCGCATTCTTTTCAGGCTTTCTCTGAGTTTGTCCTCAAAGTCTTCAAAGGACATATTTAGAGAGCTGGCAACCCTCTCTCTGTCTTTTTTGTTGAGCACAGAACCGCCGTGCTCTTTGGAGAGCCTGTGCCTTGTTTCCACCAACCTAAGGAACATGTATATTTCAAAAGCCTCCTTCAAAAGGGAGTGTTTTTGGGCTAAAATCCTGTAAGCCCTGATCATGGATGGTTCTCTGAGTTTTTCCCTGAGTATGTAAAGCTGGATTAAAAACTCTCCGTCTATTAGACCACCCCTGCCGAACTTTATATCTATCAGCTCTTTGTCTTTCTTTGCGTTGCTTTCCAAGGCAAAGCGCATGTCCCTTATCTCTCTGATTTCTCTCTCCGTTATGGGTTTGCTGAAAAGAAAGTTCTCTATAACCTCCTCAAACTCGTCCCTTAGGGTTGTGTCTCCCACTATGAACCTTGCCCGTGTCCATGCGATCCTTTCCCAAGTGCGGGCATTCTTTTCAAAGTATTCCCTGTAAAAGTCTATGGATGGCAATAGCTCCCCTTTACTGCCCATGGGTCTCAGTCTAAAGTCTAACTTGTAAAGGTATCCTTCTGAGGTATGCAGGGTGATGAACTTGATCATCTGCTGGGCTAATTTGACCTCCTCAAAGCTTGGCGACCTTGCCACAAAAACAAGGTCAAGGTCTGAACCTATCGTCAGCTCCCGACTACCATACTTTCCAAGGGCATAAAGGCATACACCTTCTGAAAATTGCCAGAGCTTTTTCATCAAAAAGTCCGCAAGCTCGCTAAGACTCAGGAAAAACTTTTCAAGCTTTGTGTATCTGTCCTCTTGCTTTACTAAATAAACTAAAGCATTCCGCACTTCCCAAATGGTTTTGAACCTTCTGAATAAATTCTCAGGGCTCAAAGGTAGCCTTTCCCTGTATTTTTCAAACTCTTCCTCTAATCTGTTTTGGTCTGGGTAATCCTGATATAAAGTTAGCACATCCTCTACCAGGTCTGGGTTTCTGCTGATAAGAGTGGAAAGATAAGAAGATAAGGAAAACACCTTGCATAGTCTTGTTCTAAAGTCCTCCTTGGAACTGCTGAGGATCACCCTCCTACCCGTTGGGTTAGAGAAGAATTTGTCAAAGTTGTTTAGGGTTTCGTCTGGGTCCGGCGTGCTTGCCATCATCTTCACCATTTGAGGAAGAAGTTCGTAAAACTGTCTTCTTTCCTCCGAGGATAGGCTTACTCCAAGGCTTCCTTGCACATAGTTCAGGAGTATATTAAAAGCCCTTGCAGGGTTTTTAAAGCCCAAGGAAGTTAAAAACTCCTTTCCCGACTCTTGGTCTCCCTCCAAAAGGGAAGCCATTAGAGGATCCAACTCCTTTTCCTCTTGGGCTGGTAGCATGTTATAAAACATCTGGCTTATCCTCTTGGTGTATTCTTGAAACCTACGCTGGAACTCCTCCACATCCATGTCCATGAGTTTGGCTAATAGAGGCACCTCCTGTGGGCTAAAGGCATGATTTTGCGTGCAGTTTTTCATCTGGATCCGGTGCTCCAACTTCCTTAAAAACAAATAGGCGGACTCTAAAAATTTCACCTCCTCCATGGAAAAAATGCCCTTTTGGTGTAATTTCCACAGGGCCCTTATGGTGTTGCTCTCCCTTAGAAAGGGAAACTTTCCCCCAAATAGCAAAACCATAGCCTGCACCATAAACTCCACCTCCCTTGTGCCACCCTCTCCCGTCTTGACGTTTATCTTATTTAAGAGACTTTTCTTTGCCTGGGCATTGATCTGGGCTTTTATTAGCCTTATCTCCTCCAGTACCCTGTAGTCTATGGATTTTCTAAATACAAAGGGCTCTTTGACTTCCCTTTCAAAGGCTCTGTAAAGCTCTGGGTCTCCCGCACTGTAGCGAGCCCTGAGGAGGGCAAACCTTTCCCACATTCTACCATAGCTCTCGTAGTAGAGCTCTGCACTTCTGAGGGACATGGAGATGGGCCCGGATTTTCCAAAGGGTCGGAGGTCCAAATCTACCTCGTAGGGCTTGCCTTCTGGTGTGATGCTTGTCATAAGGCTTACCACCTTCTGAAATACCTTGCTGAAAAATTCATTCAGAGTTAGCTTCCCTGCC encodes the following:
- the miaB gene encoding tRNA (N6-isopentenyl adenosine(37)-C2)-methylthiotransferase MiaB, with amino-acid sequence MKFYIKTFGCQMNFNDSERIKGILKSLGYEQARSYEEADIILLNTCTIREKPDQKVYSHLGEYKKVKEKNPKAIIGVCGCLAQRMGAELVNKAPVIDLMFSSFNIHQLPQLIQQAQAGYKAIAILEEPPEDEDKLWEYPTVRDNQYCAYVTVMKGCDKNCTYCVVPKTRGRQRSRSLQSILSEVKALVEDGVKEIHLLGQNVTAWGQDIGMHFADLLYEVAQVEGVQRIRFTTGHPKDMDERIAKAMGEIPTVCPHVHLPFQAGSNRILALMDRGYTKEEYLEKIQMLREYKKGITFSTDVIVGFPTETEEDFEHTLDLLEKVRFEQVFSFKFSPRPGTPAYSMEGQVPDDVKTQRMARLLNLQKKILSEIAKEYEGTIQEVLLESYENGKLVGRTLTNRWATLQGPEELLGKTVLVRVEKANPYNLECSLVSVLS
- a CDS encoding ABC transporter permease yields the protein MNLLIKLALRYLLSVRGSTLVISLIAFVGISLSVSAVLLTMGAFSGFQKALKEKILSTTPHIIVSLLNDDFVVKEDELRKLPEIKKIEYVILYSGVISKEGRVHAVSVKGLRNLKGEGILVGEGLADVLGIEKGQEVVLISPLGVRTPLGFVPKVGQFKVAGFIKTGAMHQDYFTVAMPVEEAEKFFGDSWQMKGYEIYLKDPYQAQEVKKKVENIFGFSAIVRSWIDLNQQLFNALQLEKVAIFFVLLLMTTLSSFNITSLLFLKVRDKVRDIAVLRTYGFKRKDIMLTFLLQGIILGLGGAFFGITLALVGQFLINQYKLIRVPADVYLMDHIPCAIEPTDLAITFFVALFISLMASLAPSYRASKLSVVEILRKD
- a CDS encoding lytic transglycosylase domain-containing protein; this encodes MRIEWGDLPLKTTRAWHIQSERESFEKVLEEVSSVKNTTNISALVEKASLKYGIPKEILMAIISVESGFNPRAYNKNKDGTEDRGLMQVNYQHNLSLMKEYGITDPEQLYDPELNIEIGARILYENYKRFGNWIMAIKAYNGLKADNWDYVRKVLSKVSEFRRSY
- the secA gene encoding preprotein translocase subunit SecA, which encodes MIDWLLKKIIGTKNEREVKRLRKFVEKINQKEKELDGLSNKELVSLSKELFYKVSQNEELKDQITKGRITEEVILAFALVREAGKRTIGLRFFDVQLLGGLVLHEGKIAEMKTGEGKTLVATSAAYANALTDRGVHVVTVNDYLARRDAQWMGPIYKFLGLEVGVINSDYSSYRVEWVDEELAQRAIEEDWRVWPKGYFEELLPSEMVNVSAKKAFFTKLEPCDRRSAYQAHITYGTNNEFGFDYLRDNMAFSLEEIVQVKDHHYAIVDEVDSILIDEARVPLIISGPSQMDTSIYYKADQAVRQLRRDEDYVVDEKNRTVQLTEKGIRKLEEFLGIENLYDLKHIDLLHAINQAIRAHELFKRDVHYIVKDGEVLIVDEFTGRILPGRRWSDGLHQAIEVKEGVPVQQENQTLASITFQNYFRLYQKLAGMTGTAETEALEFKEIYGLDVIVVPTHKPMRRKDLPDMVFKTKKEKWDAVVKLIEEEHKKGRPILVGTISIEDSEHLSKLLEKRKIPHNVLNAKHHEKEAEIIAQAGRLGAVTISTNMAGRGTDILLGGNPEYLAKEILRKKGKIPETATQEEWKQALEEAYRITEEEKKKVIELGGLLVIGTERHESRRIDNQLRGRAGRQGDPGESRFILSLEDDLLRLFGGDRVKKMMEFLKIPEGEPIESRMVTKAIENAQKRIEAQNFQIRKRLLEYDNVANIQRQAVYSMRRDLLEGKDLEEYLKEWTEDLLNQKIAELLPEEEPELWDLKPLQDYLRELAGRDINIPKVRDKEELLEVLVSEVLKILEEKKEQWGEALFKEILKTIALSNLDHLWREHLHILDRLREGIYLRGYAARDPLVEYKKEAFLLFENMLFTLKERVLQDLIRVQIASQEEVEEQVRKEEEERERLLKSAIFSGAEGKADKPKRKTLKERLREKRKGV
- a CDS encoding L-threonylcarbamoyladenylate synthase, translating into MQVVSTKDIDKVVQVLREGGIVCALTDTIYGLLADAGNRKAVERLYEFRRPSGRPFIVLIPKVEDALNFDILMPELGFALLSLGITVIFQKRTTIPTYLTRWRKSIALRVPIQGTFITKLMKKFGGPLVAPSANPEGMPPARDVKEAMDYFGDKVDLYVRGAKLEGKPSTIVKFVSHKTIKIIREGNVPKEKVLQIVRLYQEKGDLVLSDTLPFFSEPLL
- a CDS encoding DUF420 domain-containing protein encodes the protein MGYSLLNYLSLITIGISGLSILAGLFFIKKGKREIHKFFMINASIFALVFVLLYVLKSILYPPQPYTGPYRGLFFFILWTHTILAIVNFPLAVITIRYAFKNMFEKHRKIAPITAFVWLYVAITGWLIYFFMQWLNKNA